From Scleropages formosus chromosome 9, fSclFor1.1, whole genome shotgun sequence, one genomic window encodes:
- the LOC108930538 gene encoding growth arrest and DNA damage-inducible protein GADD45 beta-like, with protein sequence MTLEEVVGCNITEKKMENVGQALEELLVAAQRQDCLTVGVYESAKLMNVDPDSVVLCVLATDEEDEDDIALQIHFTLIQAFCCDNDINILRVSGLGRLAQVLGEPSTADSNANEPRDLHCILVTAPHVDSLKCQALKEVSSYCQESRRRNQWVPCLALQER encoded by the exons ATGACACTGGAAGAAGTCGTTGGATGCAACATCACTGAGAAGAA aatGGAGAACGTGGGTCAAGCTTTGGAGGAACTGCTGGTCGCAGCGCAGCGACAAGACTGCCTCACAGTGGGGGTTTATGAATCAGCCAAGCTCATGAATGT CGATCCGGACAGTGTGGTGCTCTGCGTTTTGGCCACGGatgaggaggacgaggacgacATCGCGCTGCAGATCCACTTCACTCTGATCCAAGCCTTCTGCTGCGACAACGACATTAACATCCTGCGCGTGTCGGGCTTGGGACGCCTGGCACAGGTCCTTGGCGAGCCGAGCACCGCCGACAGCAACGCCAACGAGCCCAGGGATCTGCACTGCATCCTCGTCACG GCTCCCCACGTCGACTCCCTGAAATGCCAGGCTCTCAAGGAGGTGAGCAGCTACTGCCAGGAAAGTCGCCGCCGCAACCAGTGGGTTCCCTGCCTGGCCCTGCAGGAGCGCTGA
- the LOC108930535 gene encoding growth arrest and DNA damage-inducible protein GADD45 beta-like: protein MENVGQSLEELLLAAQRQDCLTVGIYESAELMIVDPDSVVLCVLATDEEDEDDIALQIHFTLIQAFFWDNDIDLLRVSGLGRLAQVLGEPSTANSNANKPRDLHCILVRSPEDAGKWPALKEVRSYCQESRRRNQWAPFVALQDR, encoded by the exons aTGGAGAACGTGGGTCAATCtttggaggagctgctgctcgCAGCCCAGCGACAAGATTGCCTCACAGTGGGGATTTATGAATCAGCCGAGCTCATGATCGT CGATCCGGACAGTGTGGTGCTCTGCGTTCTGGCCACGGatgaggaggacgaggacgacATCGCGCTGCAGATCCACTTCACTCTGATCCAAGCCTTCTTTTGGGACAACGACATCGACCTCCTGCGCGTGTCGGGCTTGGGACGCCTGGCACAGGTCCTTGGCGAGCCGAGCACCGCCAACAGCAACGCCAACAAGCCCAGGGATCTGCACTGCATCCTCGTCAGG aGTCCTGAGGATGCGGGGAAATGGCCAGCTCTCAAGGAGGTGCGCAGCTACTGCCAAGAAAGTCGCCGCCGAAACCAATGGGCTCCATTCGTGGCCCTGCAGGATCGCTGA